TCGCATCTGTTTACGCTAACACCGGCCCAATACGATGATATCGAAAGTTTTATCCAGCGGCCTGATATTGCCCCATTAGCGCCTTTTATTCAGGCGAAGCATTATTTACTTGATACCCTGACTGACTTTCACTACGAAGGCCAAAGCCTGAATGCCTCAGACGCCTTGAAGCTCAACAGTGGCAACTGTATGAGTATGGCCGCAGTAAGCTACGCCGTATCCAAGGCATTAAAGGTGCCGATACAGTTTCAGATGGTACAAAGTGAGCCTGTATTGCTGGATGTAGTCAATCACACCATGGTCATTTCCGATCATGTTCGAACACTGCTATACGATGCCCCCGAAAATACCGTGTTGCTGAGTCCCTATTGGGGAGGCCATCAATTCGTGACGATTGATTACTTTCCCAGTTCAACCAGTCTGACGGGAAAATTGGTAAACGAGACAACTTTTGTCGCCATGTTTTATCGTAACTTAGCCTCAGATGCACTTGTTGCGGGGCGTTTGGAGGATGCATATTGGCTCGCCCGCGAAGGGGTTAAGTGGGCACCCAAGTATGTTCCTCTTATCAATGTGGCGGCAATAGTCCACAGACGCAGTGGAGACTGGCATTCCGCGCAAGCGCTTTATCAGTATGCGTTGGAGATCGAACCGGATAATTTGGCTGTGCTGGATAATTATCGAGCTCTTGCCAAGTTGGCGGGGAATACCGATTTGGCCGATACCCTGAAGAAGCGAATTGCTCGGATTGAAGATTATCGTGGCTTTGATTTTTATGTACTGGGTCATGAAGCCCTTCGTCAGGGTAACTACAACGAAGCGGAAGTGTACTTTTCCAAACTTTTGAAAAACGCGCCTTATTTTCATCCGGGTTGGTTTGAACTTGCCAGAGTACAGGCGGTTCAGGGTAAGTTTGATATAGCAAAGCAAGCTCTCGAAAAGGCACTGGCACTTTCGTCTCGCAGCGAAGACGCGCGACGGTATCAGGCTAAACTCTCGTTATTCGAATAGCCCATGGCGGCAACCCTGCAACGTCGAGAACAGTCAGATGGGCAAAGAATTCCATTTCATAGAGTATTGTAATCTGGCACCTGTCGTAGCGCGTGGCTTAGCACTTTGGACAAGTGGTCGCTTTCATCAATGAGTACAAGCGTCATGGAAAGCTGATTCAGTTAACACTAATATTAGAAGGCGTTATGACGACTGCTTCGGTCAGAGCCTTGGCTGGAGCATCAGGACAACAGCAGAATAATTGACGGTATGTTACTAAGTAAGGGGTAGATACTGCCGTTTAATTGGTGTAACTTGTGCGTGTTCTGCTTGGAGATTAGCGCAGAGCAGGTTTAGCCAGAATTAACACGGAGGTTGAGCGTTATGTTCAAGATAATACATTGGATGGTGGTATCTCGTTCACACTTGTTGGGTGATTTACTGGACTGCCGTTGGCCACAGGAATTTTTGGTCAAGCTGACCAAAGCGGCGCCAGAAGAGATGTGTAACAAGTTGCACCTCAGTCAGGTTTCTCTGGTGGTGATTGACCTGGCCTCGGTAGACTTGCAAAAGGCCTATCAGCTGCAGAAGCATATCGAAAGGGAATATTCGTCCATTAAGGTGGTGTTTATCCACTTCCCCCGTCAAACCGACGCGCGTTTCCTCGTTAATCAATCCGTTACAGCAGGCGTATTTTTCTTTGACGCCAGTCTGGCCGATATCGGTGAAGGTCTTGGCGAAATCCTGAAAGGTCGCAGCCAAATTCCGGCACAGTTACTGCGCAGCAGCAATGGTGAAGATTACGAAGAAGACAGTGAAAAACTGACCATTCGTGAACGTGAAGTGCTGCAGGCACTCTTGTCGGGGAGCACTAATCTGGACATTGCCAATCGGCTTTTCGTCAGTGAAAGCACCATCAAAACCCATCTTTACCGTGCATTTCGCAAGATTGGCGTTTCCAGTCGCGGTCAGGCTATCGCCTGGGCTCAAACCCATTTGCACGAAGTGCATGTTTGACGGTGTTGGTGTTTTTGTAGAGTCATCGATGCAGCTGAGCAATAAGAAAGGCGTCCAGGACGCCTTTTTTATTGTTTCTGACTCAGTTACCCGAGCCAGGCCGCTATCGCAGTGGCATCTTCCAGATGCAGCGACACTGTATCCAGAGGGGCTGCCTGAAGCCGTAATTTGGCAGTCATCAATTCGTCGCGGCGGAAGAAATGCAGCGCCAGCTCATCGCCTTCATTGTAACTGTTAAGCACGTTTTCAAGATTGGCCGTGGCCTGAAGCCCATCGATGGCAATCAGTAAGTCACCAGCCGATAAACCGGCCAGATGTGCACTGCTGGATTCTGCCACCGTTTGAATTCTTACCCCCAATGGCTCTGCCTTGAATTTGGCACCAAGAGACAGTGTCAGTGGCGAAGGTTTTCCGCCCCCGGTGTCGTTTTGACCGCTTGCGGCCCTGAGCGCCATGTGAACACCAAACTCGGCAAGCAGCGGGGCGAGGGGTAAGTCGTCCGTGTTATCCAAATAGGCGAAAATATCGCTCACATCGCGGCCAAGCAGCTCTGCTACCAGAGCCTGATGACTGTGTTCGTCAGTTCCCTGTCCGGTCAGTCCAAAACGCTCCCATAACAGGCGCATCAGGGAGTCCAGGCTCTCCTTACCTGCGGTTTCCTTGCGGATGACAAGATCGAGATACAGGCCGAAGAGTGCGCCCTTGGTGTAATAGCTTACGATGGCGTTTTGGGCATTTTCATCCTGTTTGTAAAACTTGGTCCAGGCATTAAAGCTCGAATCCCTGAGGCTTTGTTTGAAACGGCCCACACCCCGGTATACCCGTGTCATGGTTTCACTGAGCATGTCCAGGTAGGTTTCGGTATCGACTTTGCCCGCTTTAAGCGTCAGCAGGTCGTCATAGTAAGACGTCAGTCCTTCGTAAGCCCACAATTGCCGGGTGTAGCTCTCACTCTCCAGCGAATAGGGGATAAAGGTAGCGGGTTTAATCCGCTTAACGTTCCAGCTGTGGAAATACTCATGGCTGCACAGGGATAAATAAGTGCGATAGTCCTTGTTGACTTTGTCGTCCATGGACAGCGGCAAATCTTTACGTGAGCACACCAGTGCCGTTGAGCTGCGGTGTTCCAATCCGCCAAAGCCATTGTCCAATACCATGGTCATAAACAGGTATTCATCAAAGGGGGCTGGCGCACCAAACAGCTGTATTTGCGTTTCGCAGATGGCTTTTAAATCCTGGCAAAGGCGCTCCATATCGCAGCGATGGCGGCCGGTCAGCACTATGTGGTGGGGCACGCCGCAGGCCTCAAAACTTGCCTGGGTAAAGTCACCCATTTCTACCGGGTGGTCGATAAGGGCGTCATAGTTTTCGGCTTCAAAGGCGCCAAACTGCCAGGCATCGCCGCTGCGTCTTGGCAGGGTTGTCGCCACTCGCCAATGATTGAGGGCAATCTCGGTCGGCGTCTGAATCTCAACCCACAGCGGTCCGTCGGTTTGGCCTTCTACCGCCAGAAACACACTGGAGCCATTGAAAAAACCATGGGTCATATCCAGATGTGCACTGCGTACCGACAGGTCGAATGCGTACACCTGATATGACAGGCGCAGCGGCTCTGTTGAGCGGTTTTCCACTTGCCAACGTTGTTTATCGAGTTGAGTCAGAGCGACGGGGTTATTCGCTTGCCAGGCTTTGATTCCAATCAGATTGCGGGCAAAGTCACGCACCATATACGAGCCCGGGATCCAGGCTGGCAACGAAAGCAATTGGTTAACACTTGGGGTTGGGATCTCCAGATTGACCTCAAACAGATGAGCTTTGGGATCACTTGGAATAATGCTGTAACGGATCATAATGGTTCCCGAAATCAATTATGCAGGCATGCTGCCAAATTCCAGCTCTGTTGGCAAAGGGAGTTGGCTTTTCTCTTACCCAAATGTGCTGGGTCTTGCTATGATAAGCCCATTGAATTCAAGGCAGAAAACAGCCTCTTTTTCCTCAGGAATGGATAGCCAACCCTGACAGCATATGGAGTTCACCATGGCCGAAGAAACCATTTTCAGCAAAATAATCCGCCGCGAAATCCCTGCCGATATCCTGTACCAGGATGAACTGGTCACCGCGTTTCGCGATATCGCCCCCAAGGCGCCGACCCATGTGTTGATAGTACCCAATCATCTTATTCCCACTGCCAATGATGTGAAGGCATCGGATGAGCTCGCGCTTGGCCGTATGTTTACTGTGGCCGCCAAGCTCGCGGACGAAGCTGGCATTGCCAAAGATGGTTATCGACTCATCATGAACTGCAACAGTCACGGTGGCCAGGAGGTGTACCATATTCACATGCACCTGGTGGGCGGCGAGCCTTTGGGCCCAATGCTTGCCCAGCGTTGATTGGCGGTGTTATGAAAGTTAATCCGGATTTTTTTGAGCTCACACCGCTGGCGCAACGCTTTGTCAGCCAACTGGCCCAGTGTCGGCGTCTGGGTATCAAGGTGCACGAAGGCAGCGAGCATCATGTACTTTTGGAGCTGCCCTATAGTCAGGCGTTGATTGGCTACCCTGACACCGGGGTTATCCACGGCGGGGTGATCACCACCCTGATAGACACCGCCAGTGGCACAGCTGTGGTCTGTGCCATTCAGGAGAAATTCCAAACCCTGGAAATTTCACCCACTCTGGATTTACGGGTCGACTATATGCGTCCTGCTGAGCCCGGCAAGAGTGTCTACGCCTTCGCGGAATGCTACCGCTTATCGTCCAACATCGCCTTTACCCGTGCTATCGCCTATCAGGACAGCATAGATGAGCCCATTGCCCATGCGGTTGGCTCCTTTATGCGCATCAGTCCCGAAATGGTGGGGGAAACTTTCCGCAATGCGCTATTGGAAGACAACGTTATCCTTGGTCCTGTGGTGACTGAGCTTGCCCATTGTCCCGACGAGGCCCAAAGTCCCAAACCCATGGATGTGAAGGAAATCGTGCGTCGGGTGGCGGAACTGAACGACTTTGGCCATCTGTTGGAGCAAGTGCCTTATGCCCGCTTCATCGGTATGGAGGTGGAGCGATTTGGGGATGAGCTGGTTTGCCGATTACCTTCGCGGGATGCCAATATTGGTAATCCTGTGCTGCCGGCTATCCATGGTGGTGTGATTGCCGGCTTTATGGAAATGTCGGCAATCGTGCAACTGATGGTGTTTATGCAAACCTCGAGAGTGCCTAAAGTAGTCGATTTTTCAATTGATTACCTGAGGGCCGGTTTGCATAAGGATACCTTTGCCGAGTGTATTATTACCCGGCAGGGGCGGCGGGTCGCCAATGTGAACATCAGTTGCTGGCAAACCAATCGCAAACAGTTGATAGCCACGGCAAGGGCCCACTTCCTGATTGATTAAGGCGCCGGATGAATACGGTTGTCTTTGGTTTCAGCTTAATCAGCGGGCATTCAGCAAAGTGCAATTACACTGATGCAGATTCACTGGCGAGGATAACATAGGTTTTCCATGCTCAATTTGGTCTGAAGCCTAACGGCACAGGCGCTGCGCATGTTTGGCAAAACAGGAGGTTTTATGAAGATTGCACAGCTGGTTTTACTGGTGGCCCTCGTAGTGCTTGCCGGTGGCTGCGCCAAGCATACGGCAGGGATTTCGGGGTCATCGTCGGGGGAGACCCGTGTAGATAACAGTACCTTCGGTCGCGAGGTGTCTGTGGGCGAGCTCAAAATGAGCAGCAGCGGTGACTTGCTCACGGCCCATGCGCTTATTCAGAGCCGGGTGGCTACCGATCTCAGGCTGCAGTATCGTTTTACCTGGTACGATACCCAGGGGTTGGTGATTGACGGAGAAGGGCAGAGCTGGCAGTCGCTTAAGCTCCATGGTATGCAGCAGATGCAGGTGAGCTCGGCGGCGCCCAATCCATCCGCCAGCCGTTTCGAGGTCTATGTGCGCAAGGCATTTTCCAACTAAGCTGCACTGGCACGCAGTGCTAATGATTAAACACCGGCATCGCCGGTGTTGTTATTGCAGCAGGCTTATTGTGTACTTTATCTTTGCGTGCTGTTTCTGACGCCGGAGCCTTATGCACGAGCCTTACGCAGGAGCACTGTCACGGGAGTGAAAATTTCCAGCTGAGGTTTGCAACAAAAGTATCATCCCGGTGGAATATGGGCGTATAATTGGCGGCGCCAAGGGGTGTCTGCCGCATGCAGACTGAGATGTCTCAGGACGAACCCTTAGAACCTGATCCGGCTGATACCGGCGTAGGAATGGGCTGATACTGCAAATTTATTGCCACTCCGAGCTTGCCGGATCTCATACAAATTTTGTTGAGGTCCAAATGTTTACTAAATCCCGTATTCCCCTGTTTGCCCTGGCACCCGTGTCTTTGGCCGTATGTTCGTCGCTGGCCTTTGCCGCTGACAACAAGGCTACTGCTGAAGAAAACCCCATGGAAGTAATGCTGGTGACGGCCGATTTTCGGGGG
This portion of the Shewanella amazonensis SB2B genome encodes:
- a CDS encoding M61 family metallopeptidase, producing MIRYSIIPSDPKAHLFEVNLEIPTPSVNQLLSLPAWIPGSYMVRDFARNLIGIKAWQANNPVALTQLDKQRWQVENRSTEPLRLSYQVYAFDLSVRSAHLDMTHGFFNGSSVFLAVEGQTDGPLWVEIQTPTEIALNHWRVATTLPRRSGDAWQFGAFEAENYDALIDHPVEMGDFTQASFEACGVPHHIVLTGRHRCDMERLCQDLKAICETQIQLFGAPAPFDEYLFMTMVLDNGFGGLEHRSSTALVCSRKDLPLSMDDKVNKDYRTYLSLCSHEYFHSWNVKRIKPATFIPYSLESESYTRQLWAYEGLTSYYDDLLTLKAGKVDTETYLDMLSETMTRVYRGVGRFKQSLRDSSFNAWTKFYKQDENAQNAIVSYYTKGALFGLYLDLVIRKETAGKESLDSLMRLLWERFGLTGQGTDEHSHQALVAELLGRDVSDIFAYLDNTDDLPLAPLLAEFGVHMALRAASGQNDTGGGKPSPLTLSLGAKFKAEPLGVRIQTVAESSSAHLAGLSAGDLLIAIDGLQATANLENVLNSYNEGDELALHFFRRDELMTAKLRLQAAPLDTVSLHLEDATAIAAWLG
- a CDS encoding tetratricopeptide repeat protein, with product MVHNGLVAVVLTLMVMLSGCSQTRHLHSVDAIPINQSLYPDSLAANVISYSHLFTLTPAQYDDIESFIQRPDIAPLAPFIQAKHYLLDTLTDFHYEGQSLNASDALKLNSGNCMSMAAVSYAVSKALKVPIQFQMVQSEPVLLDVVNHTMVISDHVRTLLYDAPENTVLLSPYWGGHQFVTIDYFPSSTSLTGKLVNETTFVAMFYRNLASDALVAGRLEDAYWLAREGVKWAPKYVPLINVAAIVHRRSGDWHSAQALYQYALEIEPDNLAVLDNYRALAKLAGNTDLADTLKKRIARIEDYRGFDFYVLGHEALRQGNYNEAEVYFSKLLKNAPYFHPGWFELARVQAVQGKFDIAKQALEKALALSSRSEDARRYQAKLSLFE
- a CDS encoding YcfL family protein; translated protein: MKIAQLVLLVALVVLAGGCAKHTAGISGSSSGETRVDNSTFGREVSVGELKMSSSGDLLTAHALIQSRVATDLRLQYRFTWYDTQGLVIDGEGQSWQSLKLHGMQQMQVSSAAPNPSASRFEVYVRKAFSN
- the hinT gene encoding purine nucleoside phosphoramidase — protein: MAEETIFSKIIRREIPADILYQDELVTAFRDIAPKAPTHVLIVPNHLIPTANDVKASDELALGRMFTVAAKLADEAGIAKDGYRLIMNCNSHGGQEVYHIHMHLVGGEPLGPMLAQR
- a CDS encoding PaaI family thioesterase — protein: MKVNPDFFELTPLAQRFVSQLAQCRRLGIKVHEGSEHHVLLELPYSQALIGYPDTGVIHGGVITTLIDTASGTAVVCAIQEKFQTLEISPTLDLRVDYMRPAEPGKSVYAFAECYRLSSNIAFTRAIAYQDSIDEPIAHAVGSFMRISPEMVGETFRNALLEDNVILGPVVTELAHCPDEAQSPKPMDVKEIVRRVAELNDFGHLLEQVPYARFIGMEVERFGDELVCRLPSRDANIGNPVLPAIHGGVIAGFMEMSAIVQLMVFMQTSRVPKVVDFSIDYLRAGLHKDTFAECIITRQGRRVANVNISCWQTNRKQLIATARAHFLID
- a CDS encoding LuxR C-terminal-related transcriptional regulator, with amino-acid sequence MFKIIHWMVVSRSHLLGDLLDCRWPQEFLVKLTKAAPEEMCNKLHLSQVSLVVIDLASVDLQKAYQLQKHIEREYSSIKVVFIHFPRQTDARFLVNQSVTAGVFFFDASLADIGEGLGEILKGRSQIPAQLLRSSNGEDYEEDSEKLTIREREVLQALLSGSTNLDIANRLFVSESTIKTHLYRAFRKIGVSSRGQAIAWAQTHLHEVHV